One window of Manihot esculenta cultivar AM560-2 chromosome 17, M.esculenta_v8, whole genome shotgun sequence genomic DNA carries:
- the LOC110605578 gene encoding uncharacterized protein LOC110605578 isoform X2, whose product MLNFTRKLMGKFDFRLENFLNSFTGKSRHGAVAVILAAPIVIIAGTYMVFRRAKHACKRKNDGVFARSMSIGALHGGILSLERLTYYHQARADAASLNTAESELKVLLAEEQPDFKKLQSIVAKLEMSGKEAFAVEILERAVDKARKDKKPHEAYEIEMLLVEMLIYKGDYKKALTCACLSDEAITDARRPLFKAIIHIMLEHPKEEATKCWEEFTEVRTLFQYPPSSQEDGQSQQGSTSFNEFEIFVKVLKQNIAKAHTKR is encoded by the exons ATGCTTAATTTTACTCGTAAGCTGATGGGAAAATTCGATTTTCGCTTGGAGAATTTCTTGAATTCTTTTACTGGAAAGAGTAGACATGGTGCAGTAGCTGTAATATTAGCAGCTCCAATTGTGATCATTGCCGGAACATACATGGTATTTCGTCGTGCAAAACATGCTTGTAAACGCAAAAACGACGGCGTCTTTGCAAGGTCTATGTCCATAGGAGCTCTCCATGGAGGCATACTGTCCTTGGAAAGGCTAACTTATTATCATCAAGCTCGAGCAGACGCAGCATCACTTAACACAGCAGAATCTGAATTAAAAGTTCTACTCGCAGAGGAACAGCCTGATTTCAAAAAGCTCCAG AGCATTGTTGCAAAGCTGGAAATGAGTGGAAAGGAAGCATTTGCAGTGGAAATACTCGAAAGAGCAGTGGATAAGGCCAGAAAGGATAAAAAACCCCATGAAGCTTATGAAATTGAAATGTTGCTTGTTGAAATGCTCATTTACAAG GGAGATTACAAGAAGgccttaacctgtgcatgcctcaGTGACGAAGCAATTACTGATGCAAGACGACCTCTATTTAAG GCGATCATTCATATCATGTTAGAGCATCCAAAAGAAGAAGCCACAAAATGTTGGGAAGAATTCACAGAAGTTCGAACACTATTCCAGTATCCACCAAGTTCCCAAGAAGATGGCCAATCTCAGCAAGGCAGCACCAGTTTcaatgaatttgaaatttttgttAAGGTTCTCAAACAAAATATCGCCAAGGCTCACACTAAGAGATAA
- the LOC110605578 gene encoding uncharacterized protein LOC110605578 isoform X1: MLNFTRKLMGKFDFRLENFLNSFTGKSRHGAVAVILAAPIVIIAGTYMVFRRAKHACKRKNDGVFARSMSIGALHGGILSLERLTYYHQARADAASLNTAESELKVLLAEEQPDFKKLQVTQIFLHLLFLEFFLLVLPLTFGFLYLLSQFAWKSIVAKLEMSGKEAFAVEILERAVDKARKDKKPHEAYEIEMLLVEMLIYKGDYKKALTCACLSDEAITDARRPLFKAIIHIMLEHPKEEATKCWEEFTEVRTLFQYPPSSQEDGQSQQGSTSFNEFEIFVKVLKQNIAKAHTKR, translated from the exons ATGCTTAATTTTACTCGTAAGCTGATGGGAAAATTCGATTTTCGCTTGGAGAATTTCTTGAATTCTTTTACTGGAAAGAGTAGACATGGTGCAGTAGCTGTAATATTAGCAGCTCCAATTGTGATCATTGCCGGAACATACATGGTATTTCGTCGTGCAAAACATGCTTGTAAACGCAAAAACGACGGCGTCTTTGCAAGGTCTATGTCCATAGGAGCTCTCCATGGAGGCATACTGTCCTTGGAAAGGCTAACTTATTATCATCAAGCTCGAGCAGACGCAGCATCACTTAACACAGCAGAATCTGAATTAAAAGTTCTACTCGCAGAGGAACAGCCTGATTTCAAAAAGCTCCAGGTTACACAAATCTTTTTGCATTTATTGTTTCTTGAATTCTTCTTGCTGGTTCTGCCTTTGACATTTGGCTTCTTATATTTGCTTTCTCAATTTGCATGGAAGAGCATTGTTGCAAAGCTGGAAATGAGTGGAAAGGAAGCATTTGCAGTGGAAATACTCGAAAGAGCAGTGGATAAGGCCAGAAAGGATAAAAAACCCCATGAAGCTTATGAAATTGAAATGTTGCTTGTTGAAATGCTCATTTACAAG GGAGATTACAAGAAGgccttaacctgtgcatgcctcaGTGACGAAGCAATTACTGATGCAAGACGACCTCTATTTAAG GCGATCATTCATATCATGTTAGAGCATCCAAAAGAAGAAGCCACAAAATGTTGGGAAGAATTCACAGAAGTTCGAACACTATTCCAGTATCCACCAAGTTCCCAAGAAGATGGCCAATCTCAGCAAGGCAGCACCAGTTTcaatgaatttgaaatttttgttAAGGTTCTCAAACAAAATATCGCCAAGGCTCACACTAAGAGATAA
- the LOC110605644 gene encoding uncharacterized protein LOC110605644 translates to MESMLFLGNGPPVPRLARIPSSLSSKRGTKLHFSLKQTCAYSLTSVNACRPPIRHDFYPVIRALDDGSSRPSRNNRYENKIRRTAVGASVALSCVLGIIGACFKMNPKAVAGPRELYQKAPQVVVAYPLGGRSALKSLLDVNVYLSSKLDPPGTLSRLPLRPSAEEVNGIKMEAIRLMKYGKPEDAVFFLRNAYNNYKYDPEPAYNVDMALVEILICQGKYMEALECNCLKDDQRIPSDGRFPLYKAIIYTMLGEKEEARKWWEEYVETVEGEFDPTSF, encoded by the exons ATGGAATCTATGCTGTTTCTTGGTAATGGACCCCCAGTTCCTAGGCTTGCACGCATCCCTTCTTCTCTGAGCAGTAAACGGGGGACTAAGCTTCATTTCAGTCTAAAGCAGACTTGTGCTTATTCACTTACCAGTGTCAATGCATGCCGGCCACCGATCAGGCACGATTTCTACCCTGTGATTCGTGCTCTAGACGACGGGTCGTCCAGACCATCAAGAAACAACAGGTATGAAAACAAAATTAGACGAACCGCCGTGGGTGCATCAGTAGCATTGTCTTGTGTACTGGGTATCATCGGTGCTTGCTTTAAAATGAACCCTAAAGCAGTTGCAGGGCCTAGAGAATTGTATCAGAAAGCTCCGCAAGTAGTAGTAGCTTATCCATTAGGTGGAAGGTCTGCACTAAAATCGCTATTGGACGTGAATGTTTACCTGTCTTCAAAATTAGATCCCCCTGGAACTCTTTCCAGGCTTCCTTTGAGACCTTCAGCTGAAGAGGTTAATGGTATTAAG ATGGAGGCAATACGGCTAATGAAATATGGGAAACCAGAAGATGCTGTGTTCTTTCTGAGAAATGCATATAATAACTATAAATACGATCCTGAGCCTGCATACAATGTGGATATGGCATTAGTAGAAATTCTCATTTGTCAG GGAAAATACATGGAAGCCTTAGAGTGTAACTGTCTCAAGGATGACCAACGTATCCCTTCAGATGGTCGGTTTCCTCTTTACAAG GCAATCATATATACAATGTTGGGTGAGAAGGAGGAAGCCAGGAAATGGTGGGAAGAGTATGTGGAAACTGTTGAAGGAGAATTTGACCCTACAAGCTTTTAG